The window GTCAAGTGGTACGACGCGGAGAAGGGGTTCGGCTTCGTCACGCAGGACGGTGGCGCCGACGTCTACATCCGCAAGGCCGCGCTGCCGCAGGGCGTCGAGGGGCTCAAGGCCGGTCAGCGGCTGGAGTTCGGCGTCGCCGACGGCCGCCGCGGTCCGCAAGCGCTTTCCGTCCGGCTGCTCGACCCGCCGCCGTCCGTCGTCGAGGCGCGCCGCCGCCCCGCGGAGGAGCTGCACGGCCTGATCGAGGACATGATCAAGCTCCTCGAGCTGAAGGTGCAGCCGGACCTGCGGCGCAACCGCTACCCGGACCGGAAGCACACCAAGCAGATCGGCGAGATCATGCGCGCGGTCGCCCGGGACCTCGATCCCTAAAACACTCGAGCCCTAAGCCTCGAGGCGCAGGCCCCACACGTCGCTGGGCAGCAGGCCCGACTCGCCGGTGCTCGAGTTCAGCACGGCCGTGTACTTCTGCACGTCGACCGCCGAGATGCGGTCGGCGGGCGTCGGCGGCGTCACCGTGTACGCGTAGCGGTCCAGCGACGTGAACGGGATCGGGTCGCTCTGCTTGTACTCGCCCTGCGGGGTCACGTACTCGTAGACGATCTGCCACGGCGCGTCCGCGACCTCGCCGGGCACCGAGATCTGCACGGGCCTGCCCGGGCGGACCTTCAGCGTCTGCGTGTCGCCCTTGGCGCTGCACGGCTGCGCGAGCTGCTGGGAATAGTCACACGTCAGCACGGGCGTGGTGGTGATGGTGTGGCCGTCGGCGAAGAAGGTGACCTCGGCCGGGCCGGGCGCCGAGCACCCGGCCACCGCGAACCCACCGGCCGCAAGCAGGGCCACCACCCGGGAACGTCGCATGCGCCGGAGCCTACCGGCGAGGCGTCGGGTCCCTGGGCAGGCCCTGGGCCGGGAAGCTGCCGGTCGGCTCCGGACGCAGCGGCCGGTCGCCGCCGAGACCCGGCACGAGCGAGCCGCCGCGGCGCACCAGGTACGTCTGGGTCGTCCCGACCGCCAGCAGGATCGTGATGACCATGAAGCCGATCCAGTACGTCGGCGGCAGCAGCAGGCCGATCGCGCCGCCGAAGCACCAGGCCAGCTGCAGCACGGTCTCCGAGCGGCCGAACGCCGACGCGCGCGACTCCTCGGGCAGGTCCTCCTGGATGACGGCGTCGAGGCTGATCTTGGCCAGCGCGCTGGCCGTCGCGCCGACCAGGCCGACGATCGCGGCCGTGGCGAGGCCGGGCAGGACCGTCGCGACCAGCGCGGCCAGCACGCAGCCCGCCACGCACCCGACGATCACCTGGTCCGGGCTGCCGAAGTGCAGGCGCGAGCCCAGCGCGTTGCCGAGGAAGCCGCCGGCCCCCGCGGCGGCGCCGATCACGCCGAGCAGCAGCAACTGCATGAACGGCGTCTGCCCGCTGCCTTCGGTCTGGGCCTTCACCGCGAACGCGGCGAACATCATGAGGAAGCCGGTGAGCACGCGCACCGAGCCGTTGCCCCACAGGGCGACGACGATGTGGCGCCCCATCGGCTGGCGGCGCTTCTTCTCCGTCGGGTGGGCCCAGAGCGACGTCGGGACCTCGCCCTCGGTCGCCTCGACCCAGGCCGGGATCCGCATCGACTGCACGGCGGCGGCAACGCAGATCAGCGCCGTGAACCACAGCGCGCCCGCGGCGCCGGAGATCGCGTTGACGCCGCTGGCCAGCGCGCCGAACACGCCGGCGGCGACCAGCCCGAACGTCGTCAGGCGGGCGTTGGTCTTGGAAAGCGTGATCTCCGAGGGCAGCACCCGCGGTGTCACCGCGGCCTTGAGCACGGTGAACGACTTCGACAGCACCATCATCCCGAGCGCGGCCGGGTAGAGCAGCCAGTCGTCGAAGTGCAGGGCCATCACGACGGCCATCAGGCCCTGGCCGATCGAAGACGCGCACATCGCCAGCCGCCGGCCCCGCTGCACCTTGTCGAGCGCGGGGCCGATCACCGGCGCGACCAGCGCGAACGGCGCGATCGTGATGAGCAGGTAGAGCGCGACCTTGCCCTTGCTCTCGCCGCTGGTCGCGGCGAAGAACAGGGTGTTGGCCAGCGCGATCGCCATCGCCGCGTCGCTCGCGTAGTTCAGCATCACGGCGTAGGTCAGCGAGGTCAGGCCGGACTTCTCGGCGCCGTCGGCCTTCGTCGCGCGCTGGAACGCGCCGACGGCCTGGCCGGTCAGCTGCCGGCTGCGCATCGCCGCGACCCGGGTGACGGTGATCTTCTTCGGCAGCTTCGGCGTGCCGCCCGGGGTCCGCGGTTCTTCCCGCGGCGGCTGCGGTTCCGGCTCGGGCGGCCGCGGCTCGCCCGCGTAGCCGCCGGTGTCGTAGTGCTCGTACTCACCACTGCCGGGACGGCGTTCACCCTGGTAGAAGCCGGGCGGTCCCTCGCGGCGGACGGGCTCGGTGCGGTTCGGGTCGTACGGCCGCGCACCACGCGGGGGTGGTCGGTGTCCCCTCGGCGCGGCGGCGGTCGGGGCCTCGTTCGCGTTCGGCACGCGGTCGTCGTAGTGGCCCCCACGCGGGGGCGGCGGCGGGACCGGCCGTGCGACGCGGGTGGGCGGCGGCGCGCTCTGGTGCTCGACGCGGGTGGGCTGCGGGGCGACCGCGTCCCGCCACGGCTTGGCCTGGCCCGCGCCGGGCTCCGGCGTCCAGCGCCGCTTCGGCTTCCGGCCGCGCGACTGCGAGCCGGAGCCGTCGGAGCGGGAGCCGAAGAGTGCCACGTCTCAATCCTGCCTTACCGGGGGTCGGTTCCGCCTGCTCATCCGTGCTTCAGGTGCTCTTCGGGACAAACCTCACCCGGAACGTGACCTGCCACTGCTTCCCGGTGAGGAGGAATTCGTCCGTGCCCGGCACGGCGGCTATGCCGTTGAGCACGTCCTCGCTGTCGGTTGTGTTCACCTGGGCGCGGAGCTGACCGGCGTCGATCGTCCCGGTGACGTGTCCGGTGGCGGCGTCGATCCGCAGGATGGTGTCGGTGTGCCAAACGTTTGCGTAGACGTCGCCGCCGACGCACTCGAGCTCGTTGAGCTGGTCGCGCCCGACGTCGACGCTCCCGGTGACGGCGAAGGTCTTCGGGTCGCGGAAGGTCAGCCGGGCCGAGCCGTTGCTCATGACGAGCCGGCCGCCGGGCTGGTGGCACAGGCCCCAGCCTTCGCCTTGGTAGCCGACTCGGCGCAGCTCGGCGAGGGTTTTCGAGTCGCGTTCGATGGCGAAGCCGTCCTGCCAGGTGAGCTGCCACAGCGTCGGCCCGAGGACGGTGACGCCCTCGCCGAAGAGGGGCGGGGGGAGGGTGGCTTTCGTGGTGGGCGGTCCGCCGGGTGGTCCCGCGGTGAGCGTCGACTGCCCGGCGAGGCCGGTGCTTTCGTAGAGGGTGCCGCCGGCGAACTCGAGGCCTTCGGTGAAGGCGGCAGGGTCGTGGGGCAGGGTCGAGACGACCTGGACGGTGAGCTGCTCGGGGCTCGTCTCCTGGCCGGGGGCACCGGCACAGCCGCCCAGCGCGGCGGCCAGCAGCAGCGTGGTGATGATCGGCGTGCGCACAGGAACAGCCTGGCACGGGCGCCGATGATGCGTGCGGCACAATTGGCCGCATGACGCTGCTGCTGACCCTCGACGACGGTTCCGTGCAGCGCAAGCTCGCCGATGCGGTGGAGTTCGCGCGCGCGGCGGTGCTCGACGAAACGCCCGAGGAGCAGATCGGCACCCACGTGGGTGTCTCGCGTGAGGACGCGGTCACGGCGAGTCACCTCTTCGAGGCCCAGGTGCCGGGTTACCGCGGCTGGCGCTGGTCCGTGACGGTCGCCCTGGCGGGTGACGACGAGCCGGTGACGGTCAGCGAGGTCGTCCTGGTGCCCGGCCCGTCGGCGTTGATCGCCCCGGCGTGGGTCCCGTGGGAGCGCCGGGTCCGCGCGGGCGACCTCGGCGTCGGCGACATCTTCCCGACGGACGAGAACGACCCCCGCCTGGTCCCGGCGTACCTGCAGTCGGACGACCCGTCGGTGGAGGAGGTAGCGCGCGACGCGGGCCTGGGCCGCGTGCACGTGCTGTCCCGCTTCGGCCGCACGGAAGCGGCGACCCGCTGGCACTCCGGCGAGTTCGGCCCCCGGTCGGACATGGCCCGCAGCGCCCCGGACGTGTGCGGGACGTGCGGGTTCTTCGTCCCCCTGGCGGGATCGCTGCGCGGCGTGTTCGGCGTGTGCAGCAACGACATCGCCCCAGCGGACGGCCACGTGGTCGACGTGGAGTACGGGTGCGGAGCCCACTCGGAGGTCGAGGTCGAGGTGACCTCATCGATCCCGGTGGCCGAGCTGGTGTACGACGACTCGCTGTTGGACTTCACCCCATCGGAGGTAGCGGAGACGCCGGCCGCCGAACCGGAGACGGCGATCGCGGAGGCGGACGTCTCACCGGCGGAGGTGGAGCCGGAGGAAGCGGCCGAGTCGGCGGTCTCGCCTGAGCCGACGGATGCGGTTGCGGAGCCCGCGGCGGCTGATCCTGACTCGACGCAGGCCGACGCGGTTGCGGAGCCGGTTGCGGCCGAGCCGGTTGCGGCGGAGCCGATGGATGCAGTTGCCGAGCCGACTGCGGCCGAACCCGGTTCGGCGCAGGCCGACCCGGCTGCCGAGACGATTGTGGCCGAGTCGACCGATGCGGCTGCGGCTGACTCTGACTCGGTGCAGGCGGAGGCGGACGAAGCAGTTGCCGAGACCGAGCCGGGCGCGGTCGATGCTCAGCCGACCTCTGTCCGCGATGAGACTGCCGAGACGCCTGCGGCTCAGGCCGCTCCCGTCGAGGCTGATGTTCCTGAGCCTGCCGAAGCCGAGCCCACCCAGGCAGAGGTGACCGATGCGGTTGTCGAGCCGCGGCAGGCCGAAGATGCTCCGGTGCCCGAGGCGGTCGAGCCCACTCAGGCTGAGGTGACCGATGCCGTCGCCGAGCCGCAGCGGGCCGAGGACGCGTTGGTGCCCGAAGCGGTCGAGCCCGCTCAGGCCGAGGCGCAGGCGGCGGTTGAGGCTGAGGTGCCGGAGGCGGTTCATGCCGATGCGGTCGCTCACGGTGCGGCCACACCCCAGGCAGGTGAGCCTGCAGAGGCTGAGGCGAGTGAGCCGGTCGTGAGTTCGGTGCCCGAACCTGCCGAAGCCGAGCCCACTCAGGCTGAGGTGACCGATGTGGGTGACGTTGAGCTGGGTGCACTGCCCGCCGATGATGTCGGCACCGAGGATGGGGGACCGGTCGCCGCCGCTGGGCGGGGAGAAAGCGTTGAGCCTGCGGTGCGCGACGTGGAGCCGACTCGAGGCGAAGACACCGGTGAGCAGCGGGACCTCTGAGCCGCACGGGGCCGATCCCTTCGGCACCGCGCGGCTCCGTGACTCCACCCTGCGCGCCTGGCAGGACTCGCCCACTCGGCTGATCGAGGACACCAACGTCGAGCGCGACCTGCGCGTCGGCGCCTATCGGGATCGGCTCTTCGTCGAGCTGGCGCAGAACGCCGCCGATGCCGCCATGGCCGCCGGGCGGGCGGGGCGCGTCGAAGTGTCCCTTGTGGACCGGGAACTCAGGTTCGCCAACACCGGTGCTCCGCTCGACGCGCGTGGGGTGGCTTCGCTTGCCTCGCTGAGGGCATCCGGGAAGACCGGGGACACCGTGGGGCGGTTCGGTGTCGGGTTTGCTGCTGTTCGCACCGTTTCCGACGCGCCGAGCGTCCTCTCCGCCAGTGGTGGCGTGGTCTTTTCCGCGGAGCGGACCCGTGCCGCGGCCGGTATCTCGGGGGACGTTCCTGTTCTCCGCCTGCCCTGGCCGGTGGACGGCAATCCGCCGGACGGCTTCGACACCGAGGTCCGGTTGCCGCTCAGGGATGACGTTGACGGGCAGGCTCTTCTCGATCAGCTCGGCGAAGACATCGGCGATCTGCTTCTCGCCTTGCCGTGGCTGGCCGAAGCCGATGTGGACGGTCGCGTTTGGACAAGGAAGACCGACGGCAACGTGGTCGAGATCCGGGGTCCGCAAGGGGAAACGCGATGGCTGACCCATCGCGGTGACGTCGTATGGGCGGTTCCGGTCGACTCAGACGGGATCCCGAAGCCGCTCGACGAGGACGTTCTGCACGCTCCCACACCAACCGACGACGGACTTTCGTTGCCTGCCAGGCTTCTGGCGTCGGTTCCGGTCGAGCCTTCGCGACGTCGCGTGCTGCCCGGGGCCGAGCTGAACGAGGTGCTCGCGAACGCCGCCCGAGAGTATGTGCAGCTGGTTCGGTTGCTGCCGGCCGAACAGCGGTTCGCGCTCGTGCCCGCGCCAGGGTTCCCGAAGTCCACTGTGGACGCGATGCTTCGCGACGAGGTGCTGGCGAACCTCAGTTCCGAGCCGTGGTTGTCCACTCAGGACGGTCGTGAGGTCGCCGGACGGCAGGCGAAGGTGCTCGACGTCGACGTGCCGGGTCTGCCCCAGCTGATCGCCGATGTCGTTCCCGGGCTGATCGACGGCGCGGCACCCGCCAGTGTGCTGAAAGCCGTTGCGGTGCAAGTGATCAGCATCGAAGAGGTGCTGGAAACGCTGACCGGCACGTCCCGCGAGCCAGGCTGGTGGCACGACGTCTACGCGGCCCTGGCGATCGCCGTCGAGTCGCACGCGCTCGCGCGTGAACGGCTGGACGGGCTGCCCGTGCCGCTCTCCGACGGCCGGACGCTGCCCGGGGCGAGAGGGTCTCTGCTCGTCGAAGGCTCCGCCGAGCTGCTCGAACTGCTGTCCGATGTGGACGTCCCGGGGCTGAGGCTGGTGCACCCGGCGGCGTCGCACCCGCTGCTGGAACGCTTGGGGGCCAAGCAGGCCGACGCCCGGGAGCTGCTCAACGCCGACCAGCTGCGGGACGCCGTCGAGCGCAGTGTCGAGGATGTCAAGTCCGGTTTGGACGGTACGACGCTCGCGGGCGCCGTCCTCCGGCTGGTCGCCGACTGCGGGGACGACCCCCCGCGGTGGGTCGGCGCGCTCGCCCTGCCCGCCACCGACACCTGGCGGCGTGCCGACGAACTCGTGCTTCCGTCGTCGCCGCTGCTGGACGTCTTCGACGAAGAGGTCTTCGACGAGGACGGCGCCCTCGACGTCCTCGACGAGGACTTCGCAGAAGACTGGCCGGCCGACACGCTCAAAGCCGCGGGTGTGCTGGACTCGTTCGCGCTGGTCGTCGACGACGAGCCGCACGAGCCCGACCACGACCTGCCGGACGAGGAAGCCTGGTGGGACTCGCTTCCGGAACCGCCGTCGACGCTCCTCGCCGTCCGCGACCTCGACCTCGTCGCGGACGACGCGTGGCCCGCGGCGCTGCGTCTGCTCGCCGCGCGCCCGGAGACGTTGCAGGCCCTGCGCGCGCCCCGAGGGCACGCCGCCTGGTGGATCGCGCAGTACGCCGTGCTCGGCGGGCTCGCCCCGAGCGAATGGCGGCTGCCGGGCGCCGATCTCGCCGGTCTCTACGACGAGGTTCCTGAACTCGGCCTGAGTGAAGAGCTTCTGCGAACGGCCGGCGTGCGGACCGATCTCGAGATGTCCAATGTGGACGAAGTCGAGAACGTCCTGAATCGGCTCGCGGATCCGGATCGGACGATCTCGACCGGGCTGACCACCCGCGCCTACGACGCGGTCGTGGCGTCGGGGTTCGAGCCGCGGCCGCCGGAAGGAGTGCGCGCCGCCGACGGGTCCGTCGTGGACGGTGCGCTGGTGCTCGACGTGCCGTGGGTGGCCGGAGCGCTCGGTCCGGACCAGTACGTCGTCGCGCCCGAGGATCCGGAACGCCTCGCCGACCTGCTCGACCTCCCGCTCGCCAGTACCGAGGAAGCCGCGGTGACCAGCGAAGGCGAGTACGCGCCGTGGGCCGAGCTGCCCGCGCTGAAGCTCGTCGCCGACCAGCTCGGCATCCGGCTGCCCGCGGGCGGCGTCCTCGTGCACGACCCGCTGACCGTGTCGATCCAGGGCGCCGACCACGACGTCCAGTGGTGGTCCGACGGCCGGCTGCACGCGGCCGACACGTCCGAGGGTCTGGCGCGCGCGTTCGCCTGGGCGGCCGGGCGCTGGCCCGACCGGCACCTGATCACGGCGCTGCTCGACGAGCCCTCACCGCGGACGCTGCTCGCGTAAGCGACAAGAAAGTCGAAGGCATCAGAGGCGCTGGGCCGATTTCGAGCCCCGGCGGGCGGCGGCGCGCTGCCAGCCGATGATCGCCAAGCCGACGAACCCGAGCACGAAACCGGACAGCGCCGTCTGCACCCACAGCCCCGAAGTCGTGAAGAAGAGCACCACCAGCGCGACAGCCCAGATCGAGGTGCCTACGATCACCACCGGCGTCAGGTCGGTCAGCTTCTTGGGCAGCTCCGGCGTGTGCCGCAACGAGCCCGTAACCTCCGGTGGATTGATCGGTTCACTCACGTGGTGAAGGGTACTCCGCAGCAGCGACAGAATGGGCAGGCCAATGGCGGAGCAGGAGACGACCCGCGCCGGGACGTCCACACTGGACCGGTTCTTCAAGATCACCGAACGGGGTTCGACCGTGCCGCGCGAGGTGCGCGGCGGCCTGGTCACCTTCGTCACGATGGCCTACATCGTGGTGCTGAACCCGCTGATCATCGGCAGCTTCTCGGCCGGTGACGCGGGCGCGCACAAGGACCTGCTCGGCGGCATCCTGCCCGTGCCGCAGGTCGCCGCGGTGACGGCGCTCGTCGCCGGGGTCATGACCATCCTCATGGGCCTGGTGGCGAACTACCCGTTCGCCATCGCGACCGGCCTCGGCATCAACAGCCTGGTCGCGGTCACCATCGCCCCGCAGATGACCTGGCCCGAGGCGATGGGCTTGGTCGTCATCGAGGGCGTCATCATCGTGGCGCTCGTGCTGACCGGGTTCCGCACCGCGGTGTTCCGGGCGGTGCCGGCGTCGCTGAAGTCCGCGATCGCGGTCGGCATCGGCGTGTTCATCTGCCTGATCGGCCTGGTCGACGCCGGGTTCGTGCGCCGGCTGCCGGACGACGCGCACACCACCGTCCCGGTCGGCCTCGGCATCAACGGCTCGATCGCCTCCTGGCCGACCGCGGTGTTCGTGGTCGGCCTGCTGCTCACCGGCATCCTGGTCGTGCGCAAGGTCAAGGGCGCCATCCTGATCGGCGTGCTGTCGTCGACCGTGCTGGCCATCGTCGTCGAGGCGATCGTCAAGGCCGGGCCGTCGCAGGGCACGAACCCGAAGGGCTGGAACCTCGGCTACCCGGCACTGCCGGACCAGGTCGTCGGCCTGCCGAACCTTTCGCTGGTCGGCGACGTCTCGTTCGGCGCCTGGACGCGGCTGCCGATCATCACCGTCTGCCTGCTGGTGTTCACCCTGGTCTTGGCCGACTTCTTCGACGCGATGGGCACGATGACCGGCCTCGCGAAGGAAGCCGACCTGCTCCCGGCCGACGGGCAGCTGCCCAACGTCGGCAAGGCGCTGTTCGTCGAGGGCCTCGCGGGCGCGGCCGGCGGATTCGGTTCGGCCAGCTCGAACACGGTGTTCGTCGAGTCGGCGGCCGGCATCGCCGAGGGCGCGCGGACCGGCCTGGCCAACATCGTCACCGGCGTGCTGTTCATCGCCGCGATGTTCCTGACCCCGCTCTACCAGGTCGTGCCGGTCGAGGCGGCCGCGCCGGCGCTGGTCGTCGTCGGCGCGATGCTGATGGCGCAGGTCCGCGACATCGACTTCACCGACTACTCGATCGCGCTGCCCGCGTTCCTGACCATCGTCGTGATGCCGTTCACGTACTCGATCGCCAACGGCATCGGCGCCGGCTTCGTCAGCTACGTCGTGATCCGCGCGGCGACCGGCAAGGCGCGGCAGGTGCACCCGCTCATGTGGGTGATCGCGGTGGCCTTCATCGCCTACTTCGCGGTCGGGCCGATCCAGGCGGCGTTCCGCTGATCAGCCGGCGCCGCTGACCCGCAGCGCCGCGTCGAGGACGCCGCGGTTGCGCTCGAACTCGGCGGGCGGTGCCTCGAATCGGATCGTGATGAGGGTTTCACCGACGCCGAGGCCGATCACGGAGACCCGCCGCGGGCTTCCGCCGCCGGGATCGGTGTAGTCCCACTCGGCGGCGTCGTAGTCGGCGATCTGCGGGTGTTCGGTGACCGTGCCGCCGTGGCCGGCGGCCTTGGCCACGGCACGGAGACCGCTCACCGGGTCCTCCTGCTCGAGGGGCACCCGGTCGGTCTCCAGCAGGAGATCGCCGTGGCGGTAGCTCGCGCGGTCCTTGTCTTCGGTGAGGGCCCAGCCGGTCGGGACCGGAATCTCCACGTCGAAGCCGCCCGTCCCGCGGCCGGCTTCGGCCGGGAAGTCGTAGATCTCCTTGGTCTCCTGGTACGGCAACGTGGTCGCGGTCGGCGCGGGAGTCGTCGACGGTGGCGGTGCGGCTGCCTCGTCACCGCCGCCCGCGAACTGCGCCACCACGATCGCCAGGACCGCGGCGCCGACCACGGCCGAGCCCACCAGCTTCTTGTTCACCGAACCCCCAGGTTTCTCTCGAGGAGGGACGCCCGAGGCGCGCGGGAGGTTGCGGTGGAGATCACCCGTGCGGTGGAAGTTTCGTAAGGTATGCTAACTATATGTCCGGCGACACGCACGAACGCTCCTTGGCGAGCCGTCTGCGTCTCGCGGTGGTCCGGCTCAACCGCCGGCTGCGGGCACAGCGCGTCGGGGACGACCTGACGTTGACGCAGGTCGCCGCGCTGTCCACCCTGCACAAGTGCGGTGCGCTGACCCCAGGTCAGCTCGCCGCGAAGGAAGGCGTCCAGCCGCCCTCGATGACGAGGGTGATCGCCGCGCTCGAAGAGATGAAGTTCGTCGAGCGGCGCCCGCACCCGACCGATGGCCGACAGGCCATCGTCGAGCTGTCCGAGAGCGGGCTGGCCTACGTGCAGAAGGCCATTTCCGTGCGGGAGGCGTGGCTGGACCGGCAGTTGGCGGAACTCGGCGACGAAGAGCGTGAAGTGCTCTCGAAAGCCGCCGAAATCATAGACAGGATGGCGGGGAACTAACCACGGTGACGGCCACGGGTAGCGAAACGAAGCGTTCGATCGAGACCACTGCTACCCGGGACACGGCCCCACCGCCGTCCGCTTCACCACCATCCCCTTCCCGGCGCGGCAGCATGTTCGCGTCGCTGCGGGTGCGCAACTACCGGCTCTTCTTCACCGGCCAGGTCATCTCGAACATCGGCACCTGGATGCAGCGCATCGCCCAGGACTGGCTGGTGTTCACCCTCAGCGGCAACAACCCGATCGCCCTCGGCGTCGCCGTCGCGCTGCAGTTCGCGCCGACGCTGTTCCTTTCGCTCTGGGCCGGTGTCCTCGCCGACCGCGTCGACAAGCGGCGCCTCCTCACGTGGATCCAGGCCGCGGCGTGCTCGCAGGCCGTCGTGCTCGGCGTCCTCGACATCACCGGGCTCGTGGCGCTGTGGCAGGTGTACGTCCTGTGCTTCACGCTCGGCATCACGGCGTCGCTCGAAGTGCCGACGCGCCAGTCGTTCGTCGCCGAGATGGTGGGCCGCGACCAGATCGCCAACGCCGTCGCGTTGAACTCGTCGATCTTCAACATGGCGCGGATCGTCGGGCCGGCGATCGCCGGGTTCGCGATCACCTGGATCGGCACCGGCTGGCTGTTCATCGCGAACGCGCTCAGCACCGTCGCGGTGATCACCGGGCTCGTCCTGATGAACCCGGACAAGCTGTTCCGCGTCGCGGCGGTGCCGCGCGAGAAGGGCCAGCTCGCCGAGGGCCTGCGCTACGTCCGGCGGCGCTCGGACCTGATGACGGTGATGGTGCTGGTGCTGTTCGTGAGCACGTTCGGCATCACGTACTTCAGCTCCCTCCCGATCGTGGCCGCGAACGTCTTCCACACCGCGGCCGACGGCTACGGGCTCCTGTCGACGCTGGTCGCGGTGGGGACGTTCACCGGCGCGGTGATGTCCGCCCGCCGCGGCACCAAAGGCCGGCCGCGGGTGCGGCTGATGCTGGTGTCCGCGTTCTTCCTGGGCGTGTTCGAGCTGATCACGGCGTTCATGCCGACGTACCTGACGTTCGGCCTCGGCCTGATCCCGCTCGGCTTCGCCACGATGACGTTCCTCAACACCGCGAACGCACTGGTGCAGACGTCGGTCAGCCCCGAGATGCGCGGCCGCGTCATGGGGCTCTACGTGCTGGTGCTCATCGGCGGCAACCCGATCGGCGGCCCGATGGTCGGGTGGATGGCGCAGGCGTTCG of the Amycolatopsis sp. NBC_01488 genome contains:
- a CDS encoding MFS transporter — encoded protein: MFASLRVRNYRLFFTGQVISNIGTWMQRIAQDWLVFTLSGNNPIALGVAVALQFAPTLFLSLWAGVLADRVDKRRLLTWIQAAACSQAVVLGVLDITGLVALWQVYVLCFTLGITASLEVPTRQSFVAEMVGRDQIANAVALNSSIFNMARIVGPAIAGFAITWIGTGWLFIANALSTVAVITGLVLMNPDKLFRVAAVPREKGQLAEGLRYVRRRSDLMTVMVLVLFVSTFGITYFSSLPIVAANVFHTAADGYGLLSTLVAVGTFTGAVMSARRGTKGRPRVRLMLVSAFFLGVFELITAFMPTYLTFGLGLIPLGFATMTFLNTANALVQTSVSPEMRGRVMGLYVLVLIGGNPIGGPMVGWMAQAFGGRSPFYIGGAVSALAAVVCAVVLIRRGGVSWPVQRGFGLRVLKREKI
- a CDS encoding MarR family winged helix-turn-helix transcriptional regulator, with translation MSGDTHERSLASRLRLAVVRLNRRLRAQRVGDDLTLTQVAALSTLHKCGALTPGQLAAKEGVQPPSMTRVIAALEEMKFVERRPHPTDGRQAIVELSESGLAYVQKAISVREAWLDRQLAELGDEEREVLSKAAEIIDRMAGN